Genomic window (Chryseobacterium bernardetii):
TATTTTTATTTAAAATTTACGAATATTATCTTCTCAGATTAATTTTGTTTTCTATTTGATCCACAGGTATATGGGCATCATAGGCGGCTATTAGTTCTTTAGTTTTTTTTGCAGTAGCAGAGTTTGGATATTTTTTGATGAGTGCATTGTATGCTTCTCTTTTATCATTATAAATTTTCCCTTCTTCACTGTCATAAATACGATCGCTATCCATTCCCAAAAGATAATCCAGCAGGTAATTGTGATAATTATCTTTTGCTTTCTTTATTAATAGGCTTTTAGGAAATTTATTTATAAAATTCTCCCACTCGATCAATCGATCTCCCAGCTCTTCCCAGGTTATTAAAAGTCCGCCGTTCACAGCATAATTCTCTTTATTATCTTTTGCCATCTGTGAGATGTAGGCAGCATAATCAGGGGTTACCTTATTTTTAAAAACAGACTCATAATATCCCGGCAAAGAATGAATTTCAGTAAGTCCTTCACCCATTTCGCGGAATTCAAGACCTGCTTTATTCAGTTCGGCAGCTATTTTCTTTATGTTATCCGGCAGATTATAGGTATCTGGTCCTGTATGATAATCAATATACTTATCAAGTATCTCAGCTTGAGAAGTATTCAAACAATCGGTGTATTTCTCTCTTATTTTCAAATAATCTTCGTATACTTTATTGTTCTTCTCCGGACTGTTTCCTGCAATCTCTCTGTCTATTTTAGTACGGTGCCATTGTAAAGCTGTAATATAATCTTCTGTTTTATTTTCTGAAGAACAAGCTGTATCAATGGGTTTGTACTGATCCTCTTTGGTTTCGTTTTTAGCTATTGAGTCATTGGCAGACTTTACATCAGAAACCGCAGTTTCCTTTTTACAGGAAACTACAGCTACAGACAGTATGCAAACTGCTATAATTCTTTTAATCATGGTTGCTAAGATGATTAATCCAGATTTAAATCTGTTTTAACGGCCTGAATTTTAGCTTCCAATGATTTCAGTTTATCTTTAAAATCGGCTTCAGAAGAGATGGCATCTTTTACTGAAACATAAAATTTAATTTTTGGTTCTGTTCCTGAAGGTCTTACACAAACTTTAGTTCCGTCCTGTGTATAGTAAATTAATACGTTAGACTGTGGAATTTCGTTCATTACTTTTTTCTCTCCTGATGAAATGGTAAGACTTGTCTGTTCTTTGAAATCCTTTACCTCTTCCACTAACGAACCAGCCAGTTCTTTTGGAGGATTTTCACGGAAGTTTTTCATCATATCCTGAATTTCTTCAGCACCTTCTCTTCCTTTTCTAACAATGTTGATTAATCCTTCAAAATACATCCCCAGATCTTCATAAATCTCGATCATATACTGGTACATGGTTTTACCGTTAGCTTTACACCATGCAGCAATTTCGCAAGCTAAAAGGATGCTTCCACAGGAGTCTTTATCACGAACGAAATCTCCGGTCATGAATCCGAAACTTTCTTCTCCACCACATACAAACTTCTGAGTTCCTTCTGCTTCACGGATCATTTTTCCGATCCACTTGAATCCTGTAAGACCTACTTTGCATTCAACACCGAATTTCTGTGCTATATCATAGAAAATGTCTGAAGTAACGATGGTAGAACCAATGAATTCTTTTCCGGTAATTCTTCCCTGCTTTCTCCATTCATTCAGGATGTAATAAGTAAGAATAGTATTGGTTTGGTTCCCGTTCAGTAACTGCATTTCACCATCAAGATTTCTTACAGCAATTCCTAATCTGTCACCATCCGGGTCTGTTCCGATAACGATGTCTGCATTGGTAATTTTTGCAAGATCCATAGCCATTTCCAACGCCGCCGGTTCTTCAGGGTTTGGAGATTCTACTGTAGGGAAATTTCCGCTTGGGATCATCTGCTCTTTAACCAAATCTACTTTTTTGAAACCTGCTTTTGCCAAAGCTTTAGGAATTGTAGTATAGGTAGTTCCGTGGATAGAAGTAAAAACAATATTTAAGTTTTCTTTTCCTTTATTCTGGTAAGTAGAGTTTTCAATACAAGCATCAATGTACACGTCATCCTGTTCCTCACCGATCCATTCTATCAAATCATCGTTTCCGTTGAAATTAATTTCTTCGAATTTTACAGAATATACTTCTTTGATGATGGCTTCATCATTTGGCGGCACAATCTGAGCCCCGTCATTCCAGTATACTTTATAACCGTTGTATTCAGGTGGGTTATGAGATGCTGTTAATACAATCCCTCCGTTACATTTTTTATCACGGACCGTGAAAGAAAGCTCAGGAGTTGGTCTGTGATCCTTGAAAAGCAATACTTTAATTCCGTTTGCGGTTAAGACATCTGCTACCAGTTTCCCGAATTCTTTAGAGTTGTGGCGAACGTCATAGGCAATGGCAACCTTAATTTCCTCTCCTTTAAACTGCTGAAGCATATAGTTAGCCAATCCCTGAGTTGCCTGTCCTAATGTATATTTATTTAAGCGGTTGGTTCCTACTCCCATAATTCCACGCATTCCTCCTGTTCCGAATTCCAGTTCTCTGTAAAAAGAATCTTCAAGATCCGGGGAATTGCTGTCGATTAATGCCTGTACTGCCTTTCTCGTTTCTTCATCAAAGGTCTCACTTAACCAAAGTTTCGCTTTTTCTAATGTGTTCATATTTGTACGTTGTTCTTTTTATAAGTTTGTAAAGTTCCTAGTTTTAAAATGATATTGTTTCTAATCCAGTTTTTTATTTTCAACTTTCGTTGTCTTATCTACTTTAAATGCTCTGATCGGATCATTATAGTAGATCAGTTTTGCCGTGTTCTGAATATTCCCTTTTAAAGAATCTTTTACATTTACCTCAGCATAATTTCCGTTTTTGGAATCAATATTCAGGTTGGTGATTTTCCAGTAAGGAGCAATAAGACTTGCGGTATCAGAGATCTTTATTACTGCATCTTTGGTTAATCCTAAAAAATTAGCACGGCTTCTGTTATGCATTTCCACTTCTGCTCTTCTGGTGTTTACAGATCCCATGAAACTTGCATTATTTTTCATATTCAGTCTGAAATTATCGGTTTTAATTTCACTTGAAATGTTTACTTCTACCGAATCTGAAACGGCTACTTTTTCAAGATTATATTTTGAATAGATGGTTACATTATAAAAATCTACCCCTTTTATTCCTCTTTTTTCTTTGATGAAAAGAGTTTTATCCTTTACATCTACGTCCAGATTATTGGCAACATTAGGATAAGTTTCTATTTCCACAAAGTTCTTAGGCCCTCTGGCGTAAAATACACGGAATTTTCCGTTAAGATCCAGATTTACAAATTCCGGAACATCCACATCTTTCTTTTCAATATTTCCTTTTGGGGAAACTTTCCCGCAGGAAACTACCGCAACCAACATCAATGTGTAAAGTACTTTTTTCATATTTAATTTTAAATATTCTACTGATGATCATTATGATCTGCTTCCTGAAAGTTTTCCGGGCTTTCAAGAATATCTTTTAACAAAAATAGGATTAAAATTTCTAAAAATCTTTGTCTTTTGGCAATAAAATACCTGATAGTTTTCAATTTTTTACTTTTCAACAAGAAGGTATATTTTGTTTTTTATTCTTTTAAACCTACTATATTTTATACGAAGGTCAATAAAAAAACACCCAATGAATGGATGCCTTTCTTTTATAATATAGTTTTCCTCGTTTCTTCTAAAACTATATTGGTTTAAAATTCGTGCTATTACAATATAAATAGGATTTAATATTTTTTCCATATAATTCTAACCACCCCAGGCTCTTTTCACTTTAAATTTCTCTAAAGCTATCTTTTTATCTTTGCACTGTACCACCACTTTAAAATCATTATACATAAAACCGGGAACCAGTACAATATCTATGGGTTCATCAGGGAATGATTTTTTCAATGTGTTAAAAACCTGCAGCATTTCTTCATCATTAAAAATAATTTCTGCATTATATTTGGTAAAATAAAAATTAACATCGTAAGGAATACCATCTTGTTATACTGGGAGCATTGCTTACTGCACAGTTGGCTTGGGAATCTTCAAGAAGGGCTTTTCCATTGTTATCCTCTACAATAATCTGATCGTAGAATCCTTCCCATTTCGTTACAACAGGAGCGCAGGGGCCATTGTTAAGTTTTTTGCAGCTTCCAAAAGAGTTTTTTTCGAAGGTGGCACCAATGTCAGCATGAGTAGCCATTAGCTTTTCCTTACCGTCTTTATCGTTGATGTATCGTTTACTTTGGGTTTTCACCATAAGTTTATCTGTAATACTTTCCATTTGTGTTTTTTCATCTTACACTAAGATCGGAAAATAATTTGTTAATCAAAAAAAAATCCCTTAAAAAAGCATATTGCTTTCCAAGGGATCATATTGATTTGTTATATTTTGATAAAATACAGTGTTTCCAATTACTATATCACGTCATCAATATTATAGTTCTTATGTTCACGGTTTGTTCTGATAATCATTTCTCCAAGGAATCCTGCTACAAACAGTAATGTTCCCATAATCATCATGGTTAAAGCAATGTAGAACCAAGGATTATTGGTGATTAAATGACCATAGATTCCTCTTGCCACATCAATCAGTTTAGATACTCCCAGCCAAAGTGCTGAAAGAAAACCGAAGATAAACATTAACGTTCCTACTGCTCCAAAGAAATGCATGGGTCTTCCGCCAAAACGGCTTACAAACCAAAGCGTTACCAGATCTAAAAATCCACGGATAAATCTTTCTGTTCCGAATTTTGAAGTTCCGTAAGGTCTTGCCTGATGCTGTACTTCTTTTTCCGTAATTCTTCTGAATCCTGCATTGGCTGCCAATACCGGAATGTAGCGGTGCATGTCTCCATAAACATCTACAGATTTTACAACCTGCTTTTTGTAAGCCTTCAAACCACAGTTGAAGTCGTGAAGATAAACTCCTGAAACTTTTCTGGCCGCTGCATTGAATAATTTTGACGGAATATTTTTAGTCATTACATTATCAAAACGCTTCTTTTTCCAACCGGAAACAATATCGTAATTATCCTGGATAACCATATTGTAAAGTTCCGGGATCTCTTCCGGAAAATCCTGTAAGTCGGCATCCATGGTAATTACCACATCTCCGTTTGTTCTTGCAAAAGCAGCATGAAGCGCCTGAGACTTCCCGTAATTTCGGGAAAATTTAATAGCGTGGATCTGAGGATGCTGTACTTTTAAGTTCTCAATAATGCTCCACGATAAATCCGTACTTCCATCATCCACAAACCAAATTTCGTAAGATAAATTACTGGTTTTGCAGACTTTATCAATTCTTGAAAAAAGCTCTTCCAGAGAGTCCTCTTCGTTCAGTAACGGAATAACTATAGATAAGTTCATTTAATTTTAATAAAAATTAGTCTTGATTTGTTTCTTCGGGCTGATAGATACTTCTTGTTCTGAAAAATGCTCCGAAAAACACCGACAAAACTACGTAAAATATAAGAATTGCTGCAAAATATCCTGAAAAATGACTTGCGGTAAGCATATCTTTTCCTTTTACAGCCTTCGGGCTGAAGCTCTGAAGCCTTTCTTTATACTTCTGATCCAGCTCGTCAATATCTTTCTGATGCTTTAAAATCTTTCTCGCTGAAGTATATTCTGTATCCAATTCCGACTTCTGTCTTTGAACATATTGGTAGTTCAAGAGCTTTTTAGCATCCGTATCTGCAAAGTTTAAAAAGGCATAAATACTGAAAATTGAAAGAATTCCTCCAATGAACATCGGAACGAAAGCTCTTTTGAATGCTTCCTTAAAAGTTACTACTCTATGGTTGTTCCAATAGGTTTTCACAGACCAAAATGCTGTTCCCGCATAAAGAACAGGCAAAACGAAAGCATTGGCTTTCAAAGAGATATCAAAATAATTAATTCCCGAGAAAAAAGTATATACTACAAAGAAAAAGATCATTGTAGCAATAAAAAGTATAATTCCTAGTGTTGATGGACTTTTCGTCATGTTAAAATTTTTAGAAAAAGTTGAAAAATTATTCCCCTAAATGTCAGCTATTTAGCTCTACGACTGCATTTTTTCAACAAATTTTCTTTAATAAAGTTTTGAAGTTTACAAATATTTCCTACCTTTGCAACGGCAAGTCCTAAACAACCAGCTCCTGAGAATCCTCCAGGGTGGGAACGCAGCAAAGGTAATCGGTCGTAGCGGTGTGATTTAGGTAGCTTGCCATTTTTTTTTGGTTTAAAGTGAGAAGAGAGGTAATTTGATAATTATCTTTTTTTGTTTTTAATACCTTACGCATCATTTCCATTTTCTAATTTTCAGTTTCTCTCTTTTCTTATTATTGATTAAAATTCGAACGTCTCTCCTAATTTTGGTAAAACAAGTTCTACATTTTTATCAGCGAAATGCTTTAATGCACTTTCATGATTGATTTCGATAGCAGGAAAAGTATCAAAGTGACATCCGATTACTTTCGGCGTTTTTAATAATTCTGCTGCTGCGAAAGATGCTTTTCTTGGGCACATTGTGTAGTGGCTCCCGATAGGAAGAATAGAAAGGTCAATATTCCCGTATAATCTTGGAAATAGCTCCATATCTGCCATTACTCCTGTATCTCCGGCCAAATATATGTTTTTGCCTTCAGGAAGCCTGAAAATATACCCTACAGGAACGCCGCCGTAGCTTCCATCAGGGAAAGAACTGGTGTGGTGAGCCGGAACCATGGAAATTTTAAGATCGTCTATTTTTGCCGATCCTCCTAAGTTGACATCGTCTTTATTTTTAGCCTGTGAAAAGTATCCGCATACTTCTGGTACTCCAATTACAGTAGCTTCCGGATAATGCTGCAGTACTTCAGCTACATCTGCAATATGATCTCCATGGGCATGGGTCAAAAGGATGTAATCAATTTTTTGAGCGGCAATATCAAACCCTGATTCCGCTTTTTTGTAGTTGTAAAATGGGTCACTTAAAATTGTCTTGTCCTTGTATGTGAACAGGAAACAATTTTGTCCTAAGAATTGTATTTTCATTTTAAATTTAATTTCAATTATTATTAAACACAAATGACTCAAATAATTTCACAAACAGCACCATCATGGTAATAACATTCGTGAAAGCATTTGTGTCATCCGTGTTTTTAAAACGCAAAGCGTTGTTTATTTACTTTATCTATTTCGACGGAAATTTATCTTCAATCAATCTCAGATTGATCCCATGCTCTAAATAGGCCTTACAACCGTCTAAAACTGTTGTAAAACCACCTGTATTATCATTAACCTGTCTCAGGAGCTCTTCACCCGTTTGGCTGAATCCATAGCTCTTGATAACAACAAGAGTTCCGTTTTCCATGGTTTTAAACTCGTAGTCTACATACACTGAAGGTTCTCCCCATTCTGTTTTAATGAGTTGGTTAGGAATAATCTTATGAACATTTACCACATTTTTCACACCATACATTTCCCATTCCCATGTTACCGTTTTTCCTTCTTCCAATTTCCCGGTAGATTTTGTAAACCAGAAATGAGTGGTTACCTCAGGATTGATGAATGCTTCAAAAACATCTTGAACCGGTTTTCTGATAAGCATTTGCGCTTCAACATAGACATTGGAACTCATGATATACTATTTTAGATTTAGTTAAACAAATTAAGTCCGGCAGCCGTAAGAATAGCCATTACAAACGTCATTATTCCCACTTGCTTTAAATACTGATCCAGTTCTTTCGGCTCTTTTACTGACATGATATTTCTTCTCAGTTTCATTAAAGGAAACATAAGAATCATTACAATAAAAACATAATAGTTCTGCTCCTGCAGAAATCCGTTGATTCCCAGGAAAGCAAAGATCAATATCAATGGAAGCTGTAACAGGATCATTTCATAGATCATTGCATTTTTGAATCCGATTCTTAATGCAAAGCTGTTTTTTCCTGACAGTTTATCACTTTCAATATCTCTCATATTGTTCAGGTTCAGAACGGCCATACTCATCATCCCTACTGCAGTTCCCGGCAGCAGTATATCCCAGCTGAATGTTTTGGTAAACAGGAAATAACTTCCACATACGGAAACCAATCCAAAGAAGATAAACACAAAGACATCTCCCAAGCCCATATACCCATAAGGCTTCTTCCCTACTGTATATCCTATTGCAGCCAAGATACTTGCTACTCCCAGCCCGATGAAGATGTAAAATTCATTCATATACTCCGGTATGAAAGCAACGTATAACAATGCGATGGTAGCAATGAAAGACAGTGCTGAGAAAAGAATGACCGCATTCTTCATTTGTTTGGCTGTAATTTTCCCTGAGGCTACTGCTCTTGCTTCCGCTTCGTTAATTCTTTTGGCGTCTGTTCCTTTTACTCCGTCGCCATAATCATTAGCATAGTTTGATAAAATCTGGTACAGCAGTGTTACTAAAAGTGCCAATGCAAAAATTTTCCAATCCCAGATTCCTCCTTCTCTGTACAACCTCCATTTTGCGATGAAGGCTCCCATAATAATTCCGCTTAATGACAGCGGCAAAGTTCTGAGCCTTGCGGCTTTTATCCAATCAGTCATAAATTTATAAGTAATGAGCAATGGGTAATAAGTAATGAAATTTTCCCATTACTTATTACTCATTACTAATGTTATGATATCCACTTATCGTCTCCGAAGTTTGGTTTTCTTTTTTCAAGGAATGCATTTCTTCCTTCTTTAGCTTCATCTGTCATGTAAGCTAAACGTGTTGCTTCTCCGGCAAATACCTGCTGACCCACCATCCCGTCATCTGTAAGATTCATGGCAAACTTTAGCATTCTGATAGACATCGGAGATTTTCCTAATATTTCCTGAGCCCATTCGTAAGCGGTATCTTCCAATTCTGCGTGAGGGACTACTTTATTTACCATTCCCATTTCAAAAGCTTCCTGAGCGGAATAGTTTCTTCCTAAAAAGAAAATTTCACGGGCTTTTTTCTGTCCTACCATTTTCGCAAGGTAAGCAGATCCGTAACCACCATCAAAACTTGTTACATCGGCATCTGTTTGTTTAAAAATAGCATGCTCTTCACTGGCTAAAGTAAGATCACACACCACATGAAGAGAGTGTCCGCCACCTACTGCCCATCCCGGAACTACTGCAATTACAACCTTCGGCATGAAACGGATCAGACGCTGAACTTCCAGGATATTTAGACGGTGTCTTCCGTCTTCTCCTACATATCCCTGATGGCCTCTTGCTTTTTGATCTCCACCACTGCAGAAAGCCCAACCTCCATCTTTAGGACTTGGTCCTTCTCCTGAAAGTAAAACAACCCCTATTGAAGGGTCTTCGGAAGCATCATAAAAAGCATCATATAATTCTGAAGTTGTTTTCGGCCTGAAAGCATTACGTACTTCCGGTCTGTTGAAAGCGATTCTTGCTACACCATTACATTTTTTATAGGTAATATCTTCGTATTCCTTAACGGTTTTCCACTCGATCATTTTGGTAAAATTTTTCTCAAAGATACGGAATTACAGAGAATTTTCAGGGATGAAATTTAGACAGTAAATGATAAATAATGAGCAATGAATAACGAAGTAATACATGATATTTTCACTGCAAACAAAAGCCGGAACATTCCTGTTCCGGCTTTTTATTATTGTAAGGTATAAAATGATTATTTTGCTGGTGCAGCTGCACTTAGCTCAGCTTCTTTAGCTTTCATTTCTTTCACTTTATCCAGATTTTTAGTTACAACGTAAATCTCTTTCAATGTGCTTACAGCATCAATATTCTTAGGATCTACTTTATACCAGCTTTCTGCAAACGGTAAAGCTTTTGCAAATCTTTCTCTTCTGGCATCAATTAGTTTAGAAGCTTCATCCGGCTTATCTTTTCTTAATGCATTGATATCAGCTACAATTTTAGAGTCGTCTCCAATGGTAGTGTATACAAGGTTCTGGTAAGCATTAGCGAAATCTGGCTTAAGTTCAATAGCTTTTTTGAATGATTCTAAAGCGTCATTAACTGTAGCCGGAGTTTTTGCCTGCATTACCCCAAGGTTATACCAATTGGTGGCATCATTAGGGTTCTTCGCTAACTGCTCTTTTAAGTTGGTAACGAATTTATCCATATTTCCAGACTGCAGATAGGCAGTGGTCTGATTTTCCTTCAATTTAGCATTGTTTGGGAATTTAGCCAATCCTTTCTCAATGATTACAAGAGCTTCGTTTGGCTTTTTAGCGTTAAGAAGCAATAAAGACAAGGTTTCATATAGATCTACTTCTACTCCTGCAGACTGCTCTGTTTTGAAATCTGAATAGTCAGAATTCTTTTTCATAAGTTCCCAGGTAGCTTTATCTAAATTAACAACCTGACCGCTCTTCTTTTCTTTAGCAGTGTAAGTAGTTTCTACTCCTGTAAATCCTGAATTTACAAGATCTGTATATATTTTGATAGCCGGATCACTGTTGTTGGCTAATGCATGGCTAAGCCCTGCATAATACATATATATCTTGTTATCCTGGCCATTCGCTTTCAATAAGTCGTAAATTTCTACAAACTTAGGTGCTGCAGCCGCATAATTTTTTGCATTATACGCGTCCATAGCTTCTTTGTTGGTAGCCTGAAGCTTAGCATTTACATCTCCCTTCTGTCCAAAGGCAAAAGCAGATGCTACGATAGCCATTCCTAAAATTAGTTTCTTCATAATAACTATTTTATATTAATTGTACATTTATTCTTCAGAATCAGAATTCTCATTTTCCTCATTCTGAGGGGCTTCATTATCGTCTTCAAGGTTATCAAATAAGGATCCCATTCCTTCCTGAACTTCTCCTTCAATTTCTTCCACATCTTCAATCTCCTCAGAATCTTCTTCTACATCTTTATCCATTTCTACTTTTGCAATGGCTGCAATTTCGTCATTTTTCTTAAGATTGATAAGCTTCACTCCCTGTGTATTTCTACCCATCACTCTCATTTCATCCATTCCCATTCTGATGGCAACACCAGATTTATTGATGATCATCAATCCATCTTCGTCTGTTACGTTTTGAATAGCAATCAGATTTCCTGTTTTTTCGGTAATATTCAGGGTGATAACTCCTTTTCCTCCTCTGTTTGTAATTCTGTAATCTTCTACTGCAGTTCTCTTACCATATCCTTTTTCAGATACTACAAGAACTGTTTCATTCTCAACATCATTCACAACAATCATACCAATAGCTTCATCATCATCTTCCATCGCAATACCACGAACCCCGATAGAGCCTCTACCAACTTCTCTTACTTTTTCTTCAGGGAAACGGATACATTTACCATTTTTAGTGGCAATCATAATCTGAGAGGTACCATTGGTAAGGTAAGCTCCTAATAACTGGTCATTATCCCTGATCTCAATAGCATTTACCCCGTTTACCCTTGGTCTTGAATAGGCTTCCAATGATGTTTTCTTGATAGTACCGTTTTTAGTAACCATCACTACGCTCATCTGGTTTACATATTCAGAGTCTTTAAGGTTGTTTGTTCTGATATATGCTTTGATCTTATCGTCCGGTTCAATGTTGATAAGGTTCTGTACTGCTCTACCTTTTGCTGTTTTTGACCCTTCAGGAATTTCAAATACTCTTAACCAGTAACATCTTCCTTTTTCTGTAAAGAACAGCATATATTGGTGGTTAGTTGCTGATACAATATATTCAAGGAAATCTGAGTCTCTTGTTGTAGCCGCTTTGTTTCCTACACCACCTCTACTTTGAATTTTGTATTCGGAAAGTGAGGTTCTCTTAATATATCCTGCGTGAGAGATGGTAAGAACTACAGATTCGTTAGGAATAATATCTTCAATAGACATTTCGCCTCCTGAATAATCAATTTCAGTTCTTCTTTCGTCTCCGTATTTTTCTTTGATTTCGATTAATTCGTCTTTGATAATCTGGAATCTTCTCGGCTCATTGGCTAAGATATCTTCCAAATTAGCGATCTCTTTCATAATAGCATCGTACTCATCACGGATCTTATCAAGCTCCATTCCTGTTAAACGAGCCAGTCTCAGATCCAGAATCGCCTGAGCCTGAATATCTGACAGCTCAAATGCTTCAATCAGGCCTTCTTTCGCTGCCTGAGGGTTAGCACTGTGACGGATAATTGAGATTGCTTTATCTAAAGAATCCTGAGTTCCGATTACCTTCATGAAACCTTCCAGGATATGTGCTCTTTCTTTTGCTTTTTTAAGCTCAAACTGAGTTCTTCTTACGATTACTTCATGTCTGTGCTCTACAAAATGATGAATGATATCCTTAAGATTCAGCTGCTCCGGTCTTCCGTGTACCAACGCGATATTATTTACGCTGAAAGAAGTCTGAAGTGCTGTATATTTATATAACAGGTTCAGAACAACATTCGGGATCGCATCGTTTTTCAATTCATAAACAACACGAAGTCCTTTTCTATCTGATTCGTCTCTGATCTCGTGGATACCAGGGATTTTCTCTTCTTTAATAAGCTCCGCAGTTCTGGCGATCATTTCCGCTTTATTTACCTGGTAAGGAACTTCTGTTACGATGATAGCATTTCTGTTTCCGATTTCTTCGAAATTAACTTTCGCTCTCAGAACTACTCTACCTCTACCGGTATGGAAGGCGTCTCTTACTCCGTCATATCCATAAATGATACCTCCTGTGGGGAAATCCGGAGCAATGATATGCTGCATCAGCTCATCAATGGTAATTTCTTTATTATCGATATAAGCACAGATAGCATCTACAGACTCAGAAAGGTTATGTGGCGCCATGTTTGTTGCCATCCCTACTGCAATACCTGAAGCTCCGTTTACCAAAAGATTAGGGATCTTGGTAGGCATTACCGTTGGCTCCTGTAAACTGTCATCGAAGTTATTCTGGAAGTCAACAGTTTCTTTGTCAAGGTCAGAAAGAACCTCATCAGAGATTTTTTTCAGTCTTGCTTCTGTGTAACGCATTGCCGCTGGTGGGTCACCATCCATAGAACCGAAGTTACCCTGCCCGTCTACCTGAGGATAACGTAAACTCCATTCCTGAGCCATTCTCACCATCGCGTCATATACAGAGGAGTCTCCGTGCGGGTGGTATTTACCTAAAACGTCCCCAACAATTCTCGCAGATTTTAAATATTTTCTATTCGAAAAAACCCCTAATCCATACATACCATAAAGTACTCTTCTATGAACGGGTTTCAAGCCGTCTCTTACATCCGGTAGCGCTCTTGAAACGATAACCGACATCGAATAATCGATATAAGACGACTTCATTTCATCAACAATGTTGATAGGAATCAGTCTTTCTCCTTCTTTTTGCATAAACAAATTTTATTATAATGATAGTCAGACCTTTAGCTGAAAGTCTGAAAATTATTTATTTCCAATTTTTATTAACGGGCTAATTTACGAAAAAAATGCCGATTTTTGCCCTAGAATTTATCCACAAAATCTTAAAAATTCTTAAAATATGAGCGTATTAAGTATAACTTTCCACTGCACGAAAAATAATCTGGAAGAATGG
Coding sequences:
- the menA gene encoding 1,4-dihydroxy-2-naphthoate octaprenyltransferase translates to MTDWIKAARLRTLPLSLSGIIMGAFIAKWRLYREGGIWDWKIFALALLVTLLYQILSNYANDYGDGVKGTDAKRINEAEARAVASGKITAKQMKNAVILFSALSFIATIALLYVAFIPEYMNEFYIFIGLGVASILAAIGYTVGKKPYGYMGLGDVFVFIFFGLVSVCGSYFLFTKTFSWDILLPGTAVGMMSMAVLNLNNMRDIESDKLSGKNSFALRIGFKNAMIYEMILLQLPLILIFAFLGINGFLQEQNYYVFIVMILMFPLMKLRRNIMSVKEPKELDQYLKQVGIMTFVMAILTAAGLNLFN
- a CDS encoding metal-dependent hydrolase; the protein is MKIQFLGQNCFLFTYKDKTILSDPFYNYKKAESGFDIAAQKIDYILLTHAHGDHIADVAEVLQHYPEATVIGVPEVCGYFSQAKNKDDVNLGGSAKIDDLKISMVPAHHTSSFPDGSYGGVPVGYIFRLPEGKNIYLAGDTGVMADMELFPRLYGNIDLSILPIGSHYTMCPRKASFAAAELLKTPKVIGCHFDTFPAIEINHESALKHFADKNVELVLPKLGETFEF
- a CDS encoding phospho-sugar mutase, yielding MNTLEKAKLWLSETFDEETRKAVQALIDSNSPDLEDSFYRELEFGTGGMRGIMGVGTNRLNKYTLGQATQGLANYMLQQFKGEEIKVAIAYDVRHNSKEFGKLVADVLTANGIKVLLFKDHRPTPELSFTVRDKKCNGGIVLTASHNPPEYNGYKVYWNDGAQIVPPNDEAIIKEVYSVKFEEINFNGNDDLIEWIGEEQDDVYIDACIENSTYQNKGKENLNIVFTSIHGTTYTTIPKALAKAGFKKVDLVKEQMIPSGNFPTVESPNPEEPAALEMAMDLAKITNADIVIGTDPDGDRLGIAVRNLDGEMQLLNGNQTNTILTYYILNEWRKQGRITGKEFIGSTIVTSDIFYDIAQKFGVECKVGLTGFKWIGKMIREAEGTQKFVCGGEESFGFMTGDFVRDKDSCGSILLACEIAAWCKANGKTMYQYMIEIYEDLGMYFEGLINIVRKGREGAEEIQDMMKNFRENPPKELAGSLVEEVKDFKEQTSLTISSGEKKVMNEIPQSNVLIYYTQDGTKVCVRPSGTEPKIKFYVSVKDAISSEADFKDKLKSLEAKIQAVKTDLNLD
- a CDS encoding glycosyltransferase family 2 protein, translating into MNLSIVIPLLNEEDSLEELFSRIDKVCKTSNLSYEIWFVDDGSTDLSWSIIENLKVQHPQIHAIKFSRNYGKSQALHAAFARTNGDVVITMDADLQDFPEEIPELYNMVIQDNYDIVSGWKKKRFDNVMTKNIPSKLFNAAARKVSGVYLHDFNCGLKAYKKQVVKSVDVYGDMHRYIPVLAANAGFRRITEKEVQHQARPYGTSKFGTERFIRGFLDLVTLWFVSRFGGRPMHFFGAVGTLMFIFGFLSALWLGVSKLIDVARGIYGHLITNNPWFYIALTMMIMGTLLFVAGFLGEMIIRTNREHKNYNIDDVI
- a CDS encoding SRPBCC family protein, which produces MSSNVYVEAQMLIRKPVQDVFEAFINPEVTTHFWFTKSTGKLEEGKTVTWEWEMYGVKNVVNVHKIIPNQLIKTEWGEPSVYVDYEFKTMENGTLVVIKSYGFSQTGEELLRQVNDNTGGFTTVLDGCKAYLEHGINLRLIEDKFPSK
- a CDS encoding PAAR-like protein, producing the protein MESITDKLMVKTQSKRYINDKDGKEKLMATHADIGATFEKNSFGSCKKLNNGPCAPVVTKWEGFYDQIIVEDNNGKALLEDSQANCAVSNAPSITRWYSLRC
- a CDS encoding GIN domain-containing protein; this encodes MKKVLYTLMLVAVVSCGKVSPKGNIEKKDVDVPEFVNLDLNGKFRVFYARGPKNFVEIETYPNVANNLDVDVKDKTLFIKEKRGIKGVDFYNVTIYSKYNLEKVAVSDSVEVNISSEIKTDNFRLNMKNNASFMGSVNTRRAEVEMHNRSRANFLGLTKDAVIKISDTASLIAPYWKITNLNIDSKNGNYAEVNVKDSLKGNIQNTAKLIYYNDPIRAFKVDKTTKVENKKLD
- a CDS encoding DUF4199 domain-containing protein yields the protein MTKSPSTLGIILFIATMIFFFVVYTFFSGINYFDISLKANAFVLPVLYAGTAFWSVKTYWNNHRVVTFKEAFKRAFVPMFIGGILSIFSIYAFLNFADTDAKKLLNYQYVQRQKSELDTEYTSARKILKHQKDIDELDQKYKERLQSFSPKAVKGKDMLTASHFSGYFAAILIFYVVLSVFFGAFFRTRSIYQPEETNQD